Proteins encoded in a region of the Melospiza melodia melodia isolate bMelMel2 unplaced genomic scaffold, bMelMel2.pri scaffold_35, whole genome shotgun sequence genome:
- the LOC134434397 gene encoding olfactory receptor 14C36-like, whose translation MSNSSSIRHFLLLALADTRQLQLLHFCLLLGISLAALLGNGLIISAVACGHHLHMPMFFFLLNLALSDLGSICTTVPKAMHNSLWDTRDITYSGCAAQLFFFMFFISAELFLLTIMCYDRYVSICKPLHYGILLGSRACAHMAAAAWASAFLNTLMHTANTFSLPLCHGNVVGQFFCEIPQILKLSCSHSNFKQLGLIAVSVSLGLCCFVFIVFSYVQIFRAVLRISSEQGRHKAFSTCLPHLAVLSLFLSTLIFAHLKPPSMSSPSLDLALSVLYSVVPPALNPLIYSLRNQELKAAVWRLMTRCFQKH comes from the coding sequence atgtccaacagcagctccatcaggcacttcctcctgctggcattggcagacacgcggcagctgcagctcctgcacttctgcctcttgctgggcatctccctggctgccctcctgggcaacggcctcatcatcagcgccgtagcctgcggccaccacctgcacatgcccatgttcttcttcctgctcaacctggccctcagtgacctgggctccatctgcaccactgtccccaaagccatgcacaattccctctgggacaccagggacatcacctactcaggatgtgctgctcagctctttttctttatgttcttcatctcagcagagcttttcctcctgaccatcatgtgctacgaccgctacgtgtccatctgcaaacccctgcactacgggatcctcctgggcagcagagcttgtgcccacatggcagcagctgcctgggccagtgcctttctcaatactctcatgcacacggccaatacattttccctgcccctgtgccatggcaatgtcgtgggccagttcttctgcgaaatcccacagatcctcaagctctcctgctcacactccaactttaAACAACTGGGGCTCATTGCTGTTAGTGTATCTTTAGGActttgctgttttgtgttcattgttttctcctatgtgcagatcttcagggccgtgctgaggatctcctctgagcagggacggcacaaagccttttccacctgcctccctcacctggctgtgctctccctgttcctcagcactctaATCTTTGCtcacttgaagcccccctccatgtcctccccatccctggatctggccctgtcagttctgtactcggtggtgcctccagccctgaaccccctcatctacagcctgaggaaccaggagctcaaggctgcagtgtggagactgatgactagatgctttcagaaacattaa